TTGTCGAACGTTAATTCCTTGACCAAATTTACGTTTTTCCATTGTACGTTTTGTTCTATCAATCACGTCACCCGCAAGCTGACCACAAGCCGCATCAATATCATCGCCACGTGTTTTACGCACAATAACGGTAAATCCATATTCCATTAACGCTTTTTGGAAGCGATCAATTCGAGAATTTGAACTCTTTTGATAAGGTGCTTCTGGGAACGGATTCCACGGAATTAAGTTAATTTTACAAGGGGTATTTTTCAACACCTCTGCTAGCTGATGAGCGTGTTCAACGCCATCATTAACGTGTGAAAGCATGACATATTCAATAGTCACCTTGCCGTGATTGGCATTGGATACTTTTAAATATTCATTCACCGAATTCATCAACATTTCAATATTATATTTTTTGTTGATCGGCACAATTTCATCACGAATTTCATCATTTGGGGCGTGTAATGAAATCGCTAAAGCCACATCAATCTGTTCACGCAATTTATCTAATGCTGGTACAACCCCTGATGTTGAAAGGGTAACGCGGCGTTTTGACAAACCATAAGCAAAATCATCTAACATAATTTCCATTGCTGGAATCACATTTTTCATATTTAACAATGGCTCACCCATTCCCATCATTACCACATTGGTAATAGGGCGTACGCCTGTGACACCAAAGTTTCCGATGATTTTTGCTGCACGCCATACCTGACCGATAATTTCAGATACCGTTAAATTACGGTTAAAGCCTTGTTGAGCCGTTGAGCAGAAAGTACATTCTAAGGCACAGCCCACTTGCGATGAAACACAAAGTGTTGCACGGTCGCCTTCAGGAATATAAACAGTTTCCACTTGCTGATCGCCCACTTGCATTGCCCATTTGATCGTACCGTCTGCAGAGCGTTGTTCCACCGCCACTTCTGGTGCTTTAATCTCAGCAATCGCTTTTAATTTTTCACGCAATACCTTATTGATATTGGTCATATTATCAAAATTATCTTCGCCGAAATGGTAAATCCATTTTACCAATTGATCGGCACGAAAGGGTTTTTCGCCCATTTCTTTAAAAAGATCTCGCATTTCTGCACGCGTTAAATTCATCAGATTGATTTTATCTGATTTTGGGTGCTGTACAGCGATTTTATTTGGTTGAGTTGTTTGTTCTAATGTTGTTTGGTCTGACATATAGCCTCGTTATTACACGGTTTATGGCAAAATTGAGTATTTTGCGAAAGCATAAAAACCGTGAATTGTACTCATCTCAACTCTTTTATGCTAGTGCTTTTTTACTTTTTTGCCAATATTTAAAAAAATATTTTGCGACTAAGATCCCAAAACGATTATTTTTTGCTGTACAATCAACAAGATCTCATATTTAGTATTTTAATTTTTTATTATGGCAATAATTTTAGGAATAGATCCCGGATCTCGTGTAACTGGCTACGGCGTGATCCGTCAAACAGGGCGACATTTAGAATATCTAGGCAGTGGAGCAATTCGTACCAAAGTGGACGATCTTCCAACACGTTTAAAATATATTTATGCAGGTGTGAGTGAAATTATCATTCAGTTTCAACCTGAAATGTTTGCGATTGAGCAAGTCTTTATGTCTAAAAATGCGGATTCAGCCTTAAAACTTGGACAAGCACGTGGCACAGCCATAGTAGCAGCGGTTAATCACGATTTACCCGTGTTTGAATATGCGGCTCGTTTAGTAAAACAAACCGTTGTTGGAAAAGGTTCGGCGGATAAAGTACAGGTGCAAGATATGGTCACTCGTATTCTCAAACTTTCAGCTACACCACAAGCTGATGCGGCAGACGCTCTTGCGATTGCGATTACTCACGCTCATTCAATTCAACATTCTTTAACGATCGCAAAGCAGACTAAACAAAAAGTGAGCTCAGAGAAAGAAGAAATTTTAGCGTTAATGAAAACTCGCTATTCTCGGGGACGTTTTCGTTTAAAGGGTTAGATATGTTACGATTTTTTGATACCCACGCCCATCTTGATTTATTAGGCTTAAAAACTGAAGAAACAGCACAGCAGTTAATTGCAAATGCTCAATTAGTGGGTGTTGAGAAAATTTTGATCCCCACTATTTTTGCAAAAGATTTTGAAAAAATCACCGCTTATAGCGAGCCTTTTTCACAACAACTTGTGTATGGTTTTGGTTTACACCCTTATTTTATTGAGCAACATCAAAAGAGCGATTTAGATTATTTAGAAAAATCATTAAGCAATAGAAATTCCCAATGTGTTGCCATTGCAGAAATCGGCTTAGATAAACGCTTAGCCCCTGAATTATGGCAAAAGCAGTGTGATTTTTTAGTTTCTCAATTAGAAATAGCAAAGCAGTTTAATTTACCTGTGAGTTTGCATAGTGTGAAAACCCACAGCGAACTGTATGCTTTTTTAAACCAAGCTCAATTATCCCAAACAGGTGTGATCCACGCATTTAATGGCAGTTTTCAGCAGGCAAAAAATTTTGTGGATTTGGGGTATAAAATTGGTGTGGGTGGTTCAATTACTTATCCACGAGCCAATAAAACTCGCCAAGCCATCGCCAAATTACCCCTTGATGCCTTAGTATTAGAAACGGATAGTCCTGATATGCCGATTTATCAACAGCAGGGAAAAGTAAATCGTCCTGAGCGGATAATTGAAATTTTTGAGGTTTTGTGTGAATTGAGATCAGAAAGTAGAGAAGAAATAGCGGAACAGATTTGGCAAACAAGCGGTCAGATTTTTAGTGATTTTTACCAAAAATCTGACCGCTAGTCACTACATAAATAATACTTTAATTAGCTTAATGTCCCACAAAAACGATAGCCTTCACCGTGAATAGTAATGATAATTTCAGGTGTGTTTGGATAGGCTTCAAAGTGCTTTCTGATGCGACGAATTGTTACATCAACAGTTCTGTCGTGGGGTTTTAATTCACGTCCTGTCATTGTATAGAGCAATGCTTCACGGGTTTGAATTTTGCCTGGGTTTTCACAGAAATGTTGTAATAAGCGGAATTCACTACGAGGTAATTTTGTTGCCGTGCCATCAGGAGTGATTAACGAGCGACTATTGATATCTAACGTCCAACCATTAAATTTGTAACTTTCAATGCTAATATCTTGGTTGGATTTGTTATTTTCTGACATTGTGCGATGTAACAAATTTCTTGCACGAATGGTTAATTCACGAGGGTTAAAAGGTTTGGTGATGTAATCATCCGCACCAATTTCTAAACCCAGAATACGATCAATTTCATTATCACGTCCTGTTAAGAACATCAGTGCAATATTGGTATTCTCACGCAATTCTCTTGCTAAGATTAACCCATTTTTACCTGGCAGATTGATATCCATAATAATAAGGTGGATAACTTGCTGTTTCAATATTACCGACATTTCATTACCATTTGTCGCTTCAAAAACATTGTAGCCTTCAGCTTCAAAAATGGTTTTTAATGTATTACGGGTAACCGCTTCGTCTTCAACAATTAAAATTTGTGGCTCTTGCATTTTTATCTCTTTTCTTTATCTGATGTTACAAAATATTATTATAAGGTTATTTTCTGTTTAAACAATCAATTGAATAATCAATTTATTATTTTGGATCAAAATTTTAACAAATATTACAACTTCTATTTTCTATTATCAACACCAATGTGCAAATAATTGCCATCGATATCCGCTAAACTACGAAAACCGATATTATGGATTTCATAATTATTCTTATTTATTGATTTATAATCAAAATTTTCATGATGATGTCCGTGAAAAATCTTTTTTACTTGCATTTTTTCCGCTAATTTGTTGATAACGCCAAAGCCTTTTAAATGGGGACGTGGTGCTTCGTGACAAATCAAAATATCCGCTTTTTGTTGTTCTAAGATTTCAATATCAGACGGAAAAATAGACACTCTATGACGTAATGGGATACCGCCACGCCACACTTTACTTGGATTATATTGACAATAGTGAATATGATCTAAAAACATTGGGCGATTAGGTGGCATCCAAATATGCCCACGAAAAACGCCGCCAAGCCCTGCAATTTTAACACCTTGAATTTCAACGACACGATTGTGTAAATTACGTTCTTGCCAGTGCGTTCCCCAAATTGCGTCATAAGAGGCGACGGTTTTGCTATCGTGATTGCCGTGAATAAACCAAATATCACAATGCTGAGCCAGTTTATCGAGCTCTTCACAGCTGGTCAGTTGTAAATCGCCCAAAATCACTAACGCAACGTTATCCCTTTCTTTTACAAAGGGATAAAGGTGGTCATAAGAGCCGTGCGGATCGCCTGCAAAAAGTATCATTCGTTTTTATTCTCGTTATTTTGTTGTATCGGGCAAAGGTAAATTTTCATCATTCAAAATGGCTTCCACCACTTTTTTAGTTTGATTATAACGCTCTAAATAGCTCGGCGATTCGATCTCAATATAAGGCACATCATATTTTTTCAGTAATTTTTTCAGCAGATCTTGGAATACTTGACGTTGTTTTTCCGAACCTAAACTACGCAAGCCATCGTCTACCCATTTGGTATTGTTGGAAAGTAAAATAACCACATCAAGAGGATATTCTTTGATCATTGAATCTAAAAATGGGTGTGCTTTGCCTTCATATTGAATACAAAATGCTTGGGTGGTAATAAAATCGGTATCAATAAAAGCGACTTTATGGGCATGTTTCATTGCAAAATCAATGTAGTTTTTATGTCCTAACGCAATTTGTGGGTAATCAGAATATTGTAACGCTTGTTCGTTGCCCCCGAGCTCATCGAATACATATTCACGCCCATATTCCCACGCCGAAGTGGTATTAAACACATTGGCTAATTTGCTAACAAGTACGCTTTTACCACTACTTTCGCCCCCTAAAATGGCAACGGTTTTCACAAAGAAAGGACGCACTTCTTTTGGAATAAATCGCCAATATTTGAATGGGTGGTTACGAATGCGAGTCGCAGAAATATTAAAAGATTCACGATCAGGATCAACCAAATGCACATCTAAACCTAAATAAGTTTCATAAGGATCTTTGTCTTGTGGCTCACTGCTAAATACAAGCGTTGGTTTGATTCCCTTATCTTCAAACAAGGTTTTCACGCGATCCGCCCAGCCTTCCCAGCCATTCGGATAGCTTGGTAAACCGTCTTCTTCTAGGTGATGAATAAAAATTTGTTTTTGTTGATATTTGAAAATTTGTTGCATCCAACGTAAGCGATCTTCATTAGTTGGCATACGTTTCATTTTGCTACTTTCAAATAATTTTAAATCACGTTCAGATTCGGTACACACAATAATATGTAGAATATCCACTTTACTGAACGCTTCATAAATCATATTGATATGCCCTGTATGAACAGGGTAGAATTTTCCAAAAATAACCCCAACACGTTGATTATTTTCTTCTTTAATGCCTAACACCGTATGCAAGGCTTTTAATTTGATCGCACTCGGATTTTTGATTTTTCCTGTGACTAATTGATTGAAATAAGCACGAGTCACACCTGCTTGCTCACATATATCATTTACTTTAAGTTTTAATTGTTTACGTTTTTGTTGAAGGTAAGCAAAATCACTCATACTCATTCCTTAAATTTTTACTAAAAGAGCCACAGCTTCGCAAGCGATACCTTCGCCACGACCTGTAAAACCAAGCTTTTCAGTGGTGGTCGCTTTTACATTGACTTGCATCACATCACACTGTAAATCCTCTGCAATCGTTTGTCGCATTTGGTCGATATAAGGACGCATTTTAGGTGCTTGAGCAATAATTGTGACATCAACGTTGCCCACTTTATAACCTTGCTCACGCACTTGTTGATAGGCTTCAATCAACAATCCACGGCTGTCCGCCCCTTTAAATTGTGGATCGGTATCAGGGAATAATTTACCAATATCACCTAAGGCTACTGCACCTAGCAATGCGTCTGTTAACGCGTGTAAGGCAACATCGCCATCTGAGTGAGCGATAAAACCTTTATCATAAGGGATTGTGACACCGCCAATAATTAACGGATTATCACTGCCAAAAGCGTGAACATCAAAGCCGTGTCCAATTCTAATCATTTTTTCTTCCTTCTTGTGCCAAATAAAATTCAGCCAAAGCTAAATCTTCGGGGCGAGTAATTTTTAAGTTATCGGAACGTCCTTCAACCAGTTGTGGTGCGTAACCTAATAATTCCATTGCGGACGCCTCATCGGTAACTGTTTCATTATTTTGAAATGCTGAAATCAACGCTTTTTTTAATAAGCCCGCATTGAAAAATTGTGGGGTTAAGGCTCGCCACAGGGTGCTACGATCTTCGGTTTTCACAATTTGAGATTGAGTATTGGCACGTTTCATTGTATCCACGACTGGGGTTGCTAAAATCCCACCATTAAGATCCGATATTTGCAAAATTTTATCTAAATCTGACCGCTTTAAACAAGGACGAGCTGCGTCGTGAACCAGCACCCAAGTCTCATCATTCACTTCTTTTAACGCATTAAATACAGAATCTGCACGGGTTTCTCCGCCATACACAATCTGAATTTTATCTGATTTTAAAATTGCAAGATCCTGATAAAATTCGTCCGCTTGTGAAACGGCAACGATCACTTTTTGGATCTTTTCGTGCTGTAAGAAAAGTGCAAGGGAATGCTCTAAAATGGTTTTCCCTTGCAATTTCATATATTGCTTTGGCAACGTTGCGTTCATTCGTGAGCCAACACCAGAGGCGGGTATAATCGCAATAATTTGACGTTGCATTATCTTCCCTTCATATTTGGTTCAACCACACGATAAAATACTTCATCTTTCTTGATTTGCTCATATTCCATTCTGGCACGCTCTTCTAAGGCATCAACACCATTGGTTAAATCTTCAATTTCTGCTGAAATTTTATTATTACGATCAAGTAGTTGCTGTGTTTCTTTTTTTAACTCTTCAACCGCAACCTGAGCATCTTGGTAATCCGTCCAGCCATTTTGACCAAACCAAAAATGCCCTTGAAAAATGAGCAATAACAGTCCAAGAAAGACGATCAATAAACGCATTTTATATCCTATTATTTAACTTGCATACCAGCAGTTACGCCACTGTCTGCCGAGAGTAAGAATAAATCTGAACCGCCTGTTCCCGCTGATAAAATCATTCCTTCTGAGGTGCCAAATTTCATCTTACGAGGTGCAAGGTTAGCGACCATAATCACAAAACGTCCTTCTAATTCTTGTGGATTAGAATAAGCCGCTTTAATGCCTGAAATCACTTCACGCTGATGATCTCCTAAGTCTAATTGGAAACGTAATAATTTCTTAGACTCTTTCACTTCTTTACATTTCAAGACCTTCGCCACACGCATATCAATTTTTGCAAAATCATCAATGGTAATTTCAGGGGCAATAGGCTCTACTTTTGCGTTTGTCGAAGCGGTCTGTTTTTGATCATTTTTTGCAATTTCTTGTTTTTGCGTTGCTTCAAACAGCGCTTTGGTTTCTTCTTTTACTGCTTCTGTTTGTTTTTGATCTAAACGAGAGAATAACGCTTTAAACGGTGTCACTTCGTGGTTTAGTAATGGTGTTGCAATATTATTCCACGTTAATTCTGTTTGTAAGAATGCTTCTGATTTTTCAGCAAGCACTGGCATTACTGGTTTCAAGTAGGTCATTAACACACGGAATAATTGAATTCCCATCGAGCAAACGTCGTGTAATTCTTGCTCTTTACCTTCTTCTTTGGCTAACACCCAAGGGGCTTTTTCATCAACATATTTATTCGCTTTATCCGCTAATGCCATAATTTCACGGATCGCTTTGCTATATTCACGATCTTCATAAAATGTAGCGATTTGCTGTGATTTTTCAGTAAATTCAGCAAAAAGGGCTTCATCATCAAGTTTGCCGCTTAATTTGTTATCAAAACGTTTCTTGATAAAACCTGCATTACGAGAAGCTAAATTCACTAATTTATTGACGATATCACTGTTTACACGCTGAACGAAGTCTTCTAGGTTTAAGTCTAAATCTTCAATACGATTATGTAATTTTGCGGCGTAGTAATAACGTAAACATTCTGGATCGATATGTTTTAAATAGGTGCTTGCTTGAATGAATGTACCACGCGATTTTGACATTTTCTCGCCATTTACGGTCACATAGCCGTGCGTGAAAATATTAGTTGGTTTACGCAATCCTGCACCGTCTAACATTGCTGGCCAGAATAAGCTGTGGAAGTAAACAATATCTTTACCGATAAAGTGATAAAGCTCGGCTTCGCTGTCTTTATTCCAAAACTCGTCAAAATTTACGCCTGTGCGATTACAATAGTTTTTGAATGACGCCATATAACCGATAGGAGCGTCTAACCAAACGTAGAAATATTTATCTTCGGTATCCGGAATTTTAAAGCCAAAATAAGGGGCATCACGGCTGATATCCCATTGTTGCAAGCCACTTTCAAACCACTCTTGCATTTTGTTAGCAATTTCAGTCTGTAATGAACCTGAACGTGTCCACTCTTTTAGCATTTCTGCAAAACTTGGCAAATCAAAGAAAAAGTGTTCTGATTCTTTGGTGATCGGTGTTGCACCTGAAACCGCAGAGCGTGGATTGATTAAATCCATTGGGCTATAAGTTTCTGAACAGACTTCACAGTTATCGCCATATTGATCTTCTGCTTTACATTTTGGGCAAGTGCCTTTCACGAAGCGATCAGGTAAGAACATCTGTTTTTCAGGGTCAAAAAGCTGTGAAATCACGCGGGTTTTGATAAAGCCATTCGCTTTTAATTTGCCATAAATATCTGCCACAATCTCACGATTTTCATCACTGTGAGTTGAATGATAATTATCAAAGCTGATATTAAAACCTTCAAAGTCAGCGGTATGGCTTGCTTTTGCTTGCTCGATCAACTGCTCAGGTGTAATCCCAAGTTTATCAGCATTCAACATAATTGGCGTACCGTGTGCGTCATCAGCACACACAAAATAGACTTCATTACCACACATACGTTGAAAACGAACCCAAATATCCGCTTGAATATGTTCAAGCATATGCCCTAAATGGATCGCCCCATTTGCATAAGGCAAGGCACAAGTGACTAACATTTTACGATTTTGATTTGACATTATTATTCTCTGTTAAAATTTGGACGAAAAATTGTGGTGATTGTAGCGTAAATAATGAAAATTTTCTAGTTAATGTAAAGTAAATATACCTTAAAACATTTAATTAGTTTTATGCTAAACCTTTCTTAGAAAATTTAGAAAAGGTATCATTTCATCCAAAATGAAAAGTGTTTATGCAGGTTGGGTACAAGAATGGGGAAAGGGGATTTCTTCACAGTTAAATCTCAATTTTGCATTGCGTCATTATGATGATGAAGCGTTTTTACCCGCAGGAAGTAGTTTGCGACTTTATCTCGGTAAGCAAAGAAAAGATAAAATCTATTCTACTAATTTAATGCTGTGGAAACGAGATTGGCATTTATTGGGCGTGACACCAAAATTAAAATTTTCTTGGAAACAGCAAAAAAGTAATTTATCTACAATGTATTCCTATAAAGAAAAAAATGTTCATTTAATTTTTGAAAAATCTTTTTAGTCTTTTAATGGTTAAACAAGCGGTTAAATTTTTATCAAAATTTGCAAATTGTAAATTTCAGTAAAAATCTAACCGCTTGTTCTTATGAAAAAAGATATTTTTATATTTAAGCACTTTTTATTTGTAATCTATGATGAAATTTCGCAAAATAGCACAAGTTTTAGTTAGGAAAATCAAAAATGACAACAGAATTACTTCGCTGTGAAAATATCAGTAAATTTTATCAAGAAGGGGATTTGAAAACCCAAGTGCTAAATAATGTTTCTTTTTCAATGAATAAGGGCGAGTTGGTTTCGATAGTGGGAAGCTCTGGTTCGGGAAAAAGTACGTTGCTTCATACACTTGGCGGATTAGATCAGCCGAGCGAAGGTAAGGTGTTTATTCATCAGAAATTATTACAAGGGCTTTCAAGCAATAATTTGGCACAGCTACGTAATCAATATTTGGGGTTTGTGTATCAATTTCATCATTTAATGGCAGATTTTAGTGCGATTGAGAATGTGATGATGCCATTGCTGATTGGGAAAACCAATAAAGCAGAAGCAATGGATCGTGCAGAGAAAATGTTGCAAGCGGTGGGGCTTTCCCATCGTATTAAACATCGTCCTTCTGCGTTATCAGGTGGTGAGCGTCAGCGAGTGGCGATTGCTCGTGCGTTGGTGAATAATCCTGCCTTAGTGTTAGCGGATGAGCCAACAGGGAATTTAGATCATAAAACCACAGAAAGTATTTTTGAGTTAATTAAGCAGTTAAATGCAGAACAAAATATCGCTTTTTTATTGGTTACTCACGATTTATCCCTTGCGGGTCAATTTAGCCGTAAATTGCGTATGCAAGACGGAATTTTGCAAGAGGAATGCTAATGAATAATCCTTTTTTTATTAGCTGGCGATATCAAAAAACAAAACAAAAAAATCGCCTTGTTTCGTTGATTTCAGCATTTTCAAGTATCGGTATTGCACTTGGTGTGATGGTGTTGATTGTTGGATTAAGTGCGATGAATGGGTTTGAAAAAGAGCTTAATCAACGAGTACTTTCTGTTGTACCGCACGCTGAATTGACATCTTATGAAAACGGACAGCAACAGCCTATTGATGATGGAAGCAAATTAGAAAAATTAGTAAAAAGTAATAAAAATATAACCGCTATATCTCCCTTCGTCAATTTTTCTGCCTTGATTGAGAATGGGGCAAAATTGAAAATTGCTCAAGTGAAAGGCATTGAACCTGAAAAAGAACAGTTAGCAAGTCAGTTATATAAATTTATCCCTTCACAGGAGTGGCAAGCCTTTAAAAAAGAGGGCGGATTGATTTTAGGGGCAGGAATTGCTCGTGATCTAAATGTTAAACAAGGTGATGAAGTCACACTATTATTACCTCAAATCAGTGATGATGGAAAATTTAGTCAGCCACAGCGTTTTAATATCAATGTGGCGGGGATTTTAAGATTGGATGGTCAGCTAGATCATAGCTATGCGTTATTACCTCTTACGACTGCTCAAGAGCTACTTGGGTATACGAATAATCAATATTCAGGGATCGAGTTTTCGGTCAACCAGCCTTTTGAGATTAAAAAAATTACGCTACCAGAACTTAATTATTTTGAGCAACCATTATATATGCAAACGTGGATTGATAAATTTGGTTATATGTATAATGATATTCATTTGGTGCGAACAATAATGTATATTGCGATGGTGTTAGTGATTGGTGTGGCGTGTTTTAATATTATTTCTACCTTAATTATGGCCGTTAAAGACAAGCAAGGCGACATTGCGATTTTACGTACGCTGGGGGCAAATAATCGGTTTATTCAGCAGATTTTTCTCTGTTATGGATTGCTTGCTGGATTAAAAGGAGCGATTGCAGGAATTTTATTAGGCATTTTAGTGTCTGTTAATCTAACGTCAATGATTCAAGGTTTAGAAAATATCATTGGAATAAAATTGCTCTCAGATGGTATTTATTTTGTGAATTTTTTACCAAGTGAGCTACATTGGTTAGATATTGTTTGGGTGCTGGTTGCAACGATTATTATTAGTTTAGTGGCGAGTCTTTATCCAGCTATTCGAGCCTCTAAATTAGAACCAGCAAAAGTGTTGAGTGGATATTAGAAAGAAAATAAAGGATTAGTAAAAATACGGAAATTATTTTTTGATTTATCACAAATTTATGATGAAATTTCTGATTTTTTCCGTTATTCTGTAAATTATGATTTCTCAGTTACCATTGCCAATTCATCAAGTAAATGATGAAACCTTAGAGAATTTTTATGCACAAAACAGCCTCGTGTTGTTAGATTCGCTACGCCAAAATTTTGGTCAGGTGACCCAACCTTTTTTCTATATTTGGGGAAATGAAAGTTGTGGCAAAAGCCATTTGCTTAAAGCGGTCAATAATCATTTTCTAATGGAACAACGCAATGCCAGTTATATTCCATTACAAAAATCTTGTTACTTTTCCTCTGTGGTGCTTGAAAATACTGATTTCCTCGATGTGATTTGCCTTGATGATATTCAACTTATTGTAGGCGATAGCGAATGGGAAGAAGCATTATTTGATCTTTTCAATCGTTTAAGAGAGCAGCAAAGTAGCAATCAACAACGTAAAACATTGTTGTTAATTAGTGCAAATTGCCCGCCTAATCAGTTAAATATTAAATTACCTGATTTACGCTCACGCTTAAATTGGGGTGAGGTTTATCAACTTAAAAGTTTCACAGATGAAGAAAAATGTACTATTTTACAGCAACGAGCGAACCAAAAAGGATTAGAGCTATCCAGTGAAGTGGCTAACTTCCTATTAAAACGCCTCGATCGAGATCTAAATTCACTGATTGATACCTTAGATGAGCTTGATCAAGCCTCTTTACAAGCACAGCGAAAAATCACTGTGCCTTTTGTGAAAGAGATTTTACATCTTTAATTTTTGCAAATTTTCAGCAAAATATAACCGCTTATATTTACACTTTTATTTATAATTCGGTACTTTTTTAAGTATTGAATTTGGCATTATTTTTAAAAGATGCTGGCGTACTGAATGCCAGTAAACCGCTAAGAGTAATAGGCTTGAGCCTACAATAATTCCCGTAATTGTAAAATTTGATCCTTGCT
This DNA window, taken from Phocoenobacter uteri, encodes the following:
- the hda gene encoding DnaA regulatory inactivator Hda, whose amino-acid sequence is MISQLPLPIHQVNDETLENFYAQNSLVLLDSLRQNFGQVTQPFFYIWGNESCGKSHLLKAVNNHFLMEQRNASYIPLQKSCYFSSVVLENTDFLDVICLDDIQLIVGDSEWEEALFDLFNRLREQQSSNQQRKTLLLISANCPPNQLNIKLPDLRSRLNWGEVYQLKSFTDEEKCTILQQRANQKGLELSSEVANFLLKRLDRDLNSLIDTLDELDQASLQAQRKITVPFVKEILHL
- a CDS encoding surface lipoprotein assembly modifier yields the protein MKSVYAGWVQEWGKGISSQLNLNFALRHYDDEAFLPAGSSLRLYLGKQRKDKIYSTNLMLWKRDWHLLGVTPKLKFSWKQQKSNLSTMYSYKEKNVHLIFEKSF
- the metG gene encoding methionine--tRNA ligase, whose amino-acid sequence is MSNQNRKMLVTCALPYANGAIHLGHMLEHIQADIWVRFQRMCGNEVYFVCADDAHGTPIMLNADKLGITPEQLIEQAKASHTADFEGFNISFDNYHSTHSDENREIVADIYGKLKANGFIKTRVISQLFDPEKQMFLPDRFVKGTCPKCKAEDQYGDNCEVCSETYSPMDLINPRSAVSGATPITKESEHFFFDLPSFAEMLKEWTRSGSLQTEIANKMQEWFESGLQQWDISRDAPYFGFKIPDTEDKYFYVWLDAPIGYMASFKNYCNRTGVNFDEFWNKDSEAELYHFIGKDIVYFHSLFWPAMLDGAGLRKPTNIFTHGYVTVNGEKMSKSRGTFIQASTYLKHIDPECLRYYYAAKLHNRIEDLDLNLEDFVQRVNSDIVNKLVNLASRNAGFIKKRFDNKLSGKLDDEALFAEFTEKSQQIATFYEDREYSKAIREIMALADKANKYVDEKAPWVLAKEEGKEQELHDVCSMGIQLFRVLMTYLKPVMPVLAEKSEAFLQTELTWNNIATPLLNHEVTPFKALFSRLDQKQTEAVKEETKALFEATQKQEIAKNDQKQTASTNAKVEPIAPEITIDDFAKIDMRVAKVLKCKEVKESKKLLRFQLDLGDHQREVISGIKAAYSNPQELEGRFVIMVANLAPRKMKFGTSEGMILSAGTGGSDLFLLSADSGVTAGMQVK
- the lolE gene encoding lipoprotein-releasing ABC transporter permease subunit LolE, coding for MNNPFFISWRYQKTKQKNRLVSLISAFSSIGIALGVMVLIVGLSAMNGFEKELNQRVLSVVPHAELTSYENGQQQPIDDGSKLEKLVKSNKNITAISPFVNFSALIENGAKLKIAQVKGIEPEKEQLASQLYKFIPSQEWQAFKKEGGLILGAGIARDLNVKQGDEVTLLLPQISDDGKFSQPQRFNINVAGILRLDGQLDHSYALLPLTTAQELLGYTNNQYSGIEFSVNQPFEIKKITLPELNYFEQPLYMQTWIDKFGYMYNDIHLVRTIMYIAMVLVIGVACFNIISTLIMAVKDKQGDIAILRTLGANNRFIQQIFLCYGLLAGLKGAIAGILLGILVSVNLTSMIQGLENIIGIKLLSDGIYFVNFLPSELHWLDIVWVLVATIIISLVASLYPAIRASKLEPAKVLSGY
- the lolD gene encoding lipoprotein-releasing ABC transporter ATP-binding protein LolD, which encodes MTTELLRCENISKFYQEGDLKTQVLNNVSFSMNKGELVSIVGSSGSGKSTLLHTLGGLDQPSEGKVFIHQKLLQGLSSNNLAQLRNQYLGFVYQFHHLMADFSAIENVMMPLLIGKTNKAEAMDRAEKMLQAVGLSHRIKHRPSALSGGERQRVAIARALVNNPALVLADEPTGNLDHKTTESIFELIKQLNAEQNIAFLLVTHDLSLAGQFSRKLRMQDGILQEEC